Genomic DNA from Methanosarcina sp. MTP4:
TTGGTGACGGACATGTCGGTTCGGGAAAAAGAAAAACAGGAAACCTTAGAAAGGGGAGCAAAGACAGAGCAGGAAAGTCAAGAGAAGGGAACCCCGAAAATATTCCTCTCGGGTTCGATCCGGGGAGGAAGGCAGCTCCTACCGGTGTACCGCCTGATCTACGAGACCCTTGAGGGAGCGGGAGCTGAGGTCGTAAGCTGGCACGTCGTTGACCCTGAGCTTGAAAAAGTAGAGTCGGCAATGACCGAAGAGGAGATTTATGCGCGGGACCTCGGGCTGCTTGCAAAAAGTGATGCAATGCTTGCTGAAGTCACGGTCCCTTCCCTGGGAGTAGGCTACGAGGTCTGCCGGGCGCTTGTCCTTGGAATTCCGGTGCTCTGCCTGCACCGGCCTGATGCAGCAGTCTCTGCGATGCTGCTCGGAAACCCGGAACCTGGAATCAGGGTAAGGGTATATTCGGATGAGGGAGAACTGAGGAAAATTCTTATGGAATTTCTAAGCTCTTTTTGAACTGGAGTTTCCCCGTATCCAGCGAAAAAAAATGGGTAGGGCAACCTTTAAGAGACTCCGGAAAAATACATTTCAAAAAAACCCGAACTCATTGATAATTATAAATAATTGAATACCCTAACTATAGCATATGGTAGTAGGAATTGCCGAAATATCAACTCTGATTATTGCAATTATAGCCGCCTACGTGCTTTATAAAATCCTTAAGACCTCCACCAAGCTGGCAATAAACGCCGTCCTTGGTATTCTTATCCTGATTATAGCAAAGGCTGTCCTTGGACTTGAAATCGCAATTACCTGGATAGTAATCCTGATCTGCGCAATCGGAGGCGTTTTTGGGGCGTTTCTCGTAATCCTGCTTAATTATCTGGACATAGCCTTTTTATGAAAATTTTTGCATTTGAACAGAAGTCAGGAAGAGCTTAAGCAACAGAATTAAGTCAAAAAAGCGCTTAAGCAGCAAAATAAAAACCAGGAAACGGCTTAAACCGCAAGAACCAGATCGGGGGTCAAGTTTTCCTGAAAATACCCCGGACCATGTGCCGCCGGTAGACTTCTCCCCTGAAAACTTTCTCTTTTATCACATCTTTAAGTTCGAGGATTTCAAATCCTTCGAAAAGCGGAACTAACTCTTCCTTCGTAAAGTAATGGTAGATGATCCCGTTCTGGCGGAAGAAGGTATTTTCCTCAGGGCTTCCTTCAGAATTCCCCTCCCCATATTTTGCAGGCTCTCCCCCACAGCGCATGTCTTCAGTTCCGAAGGCTTCGAAAAAGACGGTCCCACCGTCCACAAGCACCCGCCGGAACTCCAGGACGGCAGTTTCCCTTTCTTCCTGGAAAAGGTGCTGGAGTACGCCGTAACAGAGGATACCTTCAAAAGAAGCTTTTTTGAAAGGCAGGAGGTGGACACTTGCCCCGAGGTGACCGGCACTTTTTCCGCATCTGGCAAGCTGCTCCCGGGACTTACCGAGAGCTATGAGGGAGACGTCGACACCTACGGCTGCATAGTGTCCGGCAAGTTCACCAAGATACCTGCCACCACCCGACCCGGCATCAAGGACCCGGGCCCCTACCGGGATGCAAGCCAGCACATCCCTGATAGGAGCGGGCCCTCCCCATTTCAGGTGGGCATACTCCTTATCCCAGGCAAGAAAATGCTCTTTTGCAGGGTTTTTTGATTCCGGCATACTCTCAAGGAATTAAGGCTGGTAGACGGCAGATTCCCTGAGCCTTTCCACAAGGAAGTCCTTTTCAAAGGAGGATAGGAACCAACCCGCCTTCGGGCCCGAGCCCTGCCCCAGAATGGCGGTGTAGATGGCTTTGAAAAGGTCTTTCGGGTTTACTTCGAGAGTTTCGGGCTCTGTGCCCAGGCTGGCTGCGATCCTGCCGTTGAGCTCGGACCCTGCGTCTTTTGCCGAGTAGACCAGCAAATGGTAGTCTTCCCCTGTAAGTTCCCCACTGGCTTCGATGATGTCTGCGAGGGCTCCGAGGAAGTTTTTCTGGAGCTCCGAGAGGGTGGCCACCTGCAAGGGCACATTCTCTTTTACGCTGAACTTTGCAAAGGGAGGGGCATAGAGTTCAAGCCATTTCGAGACGTTCTCGGCAAGTTCCCTGATACACTTTTCGTTTTCCGTGTCAAAGCCCGAACGTTTCACGATTTTCAGGATCTGCTCGAAATCGCCCCTTGCCACCTGGAAGATGGTCACCATCTGCTTGAAGGGGATCTCGGACTGGCAAATGCCGGTTGCCCTGGAAA
This window encodes:
- a CDS encoding nucleoside 2-deoxyribosyltransferase, with protein sequence MAGKLSENKLVTDMSVREKEKQETLERGAKTEQESQEKGTPKIFLSGSIRGGRQLLPVYRLIYETLEGAGAEVVSWHVVDPELEKVESAMTEEEIYARDLGLLAKSDAMLAEVTVPSLGVGYEVCRALVLGIPVLCLHRPDAAVSAMLLGNPEPGIRVRVYSDEGELRKILMEFLSSF
- a CDS encoding pro-sigmaK processing inhibitor BofA family protein; this encodes MVVGIAEISTLIIAIIAAYVLYKILKTSTKLAINAVLGILILIIAKAVLGLEIAITWIVILICAIGGVFGAFLVILLNYLDIAFL
- a CDS encoding class I SAM-dependent methyltransferase; its protein translation is MPESKNPAKEHFLAWDKEYAHLKWGGPAPIRDVLACIPVGARVLDAGSGGGRYLGELAGHYAAVGVDVSLIALGKSREQLARCGKSAGHLGASVHLLPFKKASFEGILCYGVLQHLFQEERETAVLEFRRVLVDGGTVFFEAFGTEDMRCGGEPAKYGEGNSEGSPEENTFFRQNGIIYHYFTKEELVPLFEGFEILELKDVIKEKVFRGEVYRRHMVRGIFRKT